TAACGCTAAGTATTCATCTTCCTTAACGCTTTATTTGATGATTAGACGCACATCGTCATCATCACCAAGTTCAATAATGAACTGTTCCTTACCGGCTTTCACAGAACGACTCACCCATTCTAATGGAATTGTGATTGAGCCCATTTCACCATCAAAAATTTCATCTTGATTGAATTGAAAATCAGCATCGTTATCTGGGTGACAACCTAGTGCGTACGCTAATGTACCTCGCTCGATTGGCGAGATATCACTTGAAACATTATTCATAATGAAAACGCCGTGCTCAGCCATCAAGGTTAATTGTGCTTTTAGTTTTTTAGGGTTCAGTTGATTAACATCTGGCCAGAAGTTAAGACCTTTACTTAATGCTTCAACTTCATTGTTACCGTTCTCATCAACAACTTTAGAACCTTTAAATTTCGTAGGGTCCCAAAGATCATCATAAGTAGGGGTAAAAGTCTTTGCTGCTAACGCTTCAGCTTCAATAGGCAAAACTTCATCAAGAGAAAATATAATTCGTTTCATTTTGGTCCGCTCTTTAATGACAAAAGCACAAACCAAAGTTTGTGCTTTATAATATGCTAGGACTATATACCTAAACAGCGTTGTAATGCAAGTCAGCTAACCGCTTGCTTATTAAACTGTACGGCGTGTCGCAACTGCTTCAGATAGCTGTGCCATCATAGTTTCAGTGTCAGCCCAACCAATACAAGCATCAGTGATACTTTGACCGTAAGTTTCAACTTTACCGTTAACAAGATCTTGACGACCTTCAACTAAATGGCTCTCAACCATCACACCAAAGATACCTTTGTTACCAGCACTAATTTGACCAGAAACATCAGTTGAAACATCCATTTGTTTTTGGAATTTCTTTTCACTGTTAGCATGGCTAAAATCAATCATGATATTAACGTCTTGCTTAGCCGCTTCTAACTGAGTTGTAATTGTGGCTACATCGTCAGCAGAATAGTTTGTCGACTTATTGCCACCACGTAGAATAAGATGACAATCAGGATTACCTGCTGTTGAGATAATCGCAGAGTGACCAAATTTAGTGACAGATAAAAAATGGTGCGGCGCGTTTGCACTACCAATTGCATCGATAGCAACTTTAATTGTACCGTCTGTACCATTTTTGAAACCAACTGGGCAAGACATACCAGAAGCCAGTTCACGGTGAACCTGAGACTCTGTCGTACGTGCGCCAATTGCGCCCCAACTCATTAAATCACCGACATATTGCGGTGTGATCATATCTAAAAATTCACCCGCTGTTGGTAAACCCATTGCATTCACATCAAGCAATAGTTTACGTGCGATACGTACACCATCATTTAATTGGAAGCTATCATCTAGATACGGGTCATTGATTAAACCTTTCCAACCAACAGTTGTACGTGGTTTTTCAAAATAAACACGCATCACAATTTCAAGCGTATCTTTATACTTCTCACGCAATGCTACTAGTCGCTCTGCATATTCTAATGCAGCCACTGTATCATGAATAGAACAAGGACCAACGATCACTAAAAGGCGATCATCTTCTTGCTTAAGAATTTGGCTAATGCTATTGCGTGATTCAAATACTGTTTTAGTCACATCATCAGAAGCAGGGTATTTTTCCAACACTGCAATTGGCGGTAATAATTCTTTTACTTCACGGATTCTAACGTCGTCTGTTTGATAATGCATACTACTAATATTCCTTTATTCGGCCCGTGGGCATTCATACTCTAATGTTATATTGTCCGCATTCAATGTAACGTCTATTTCACTCGGAAGCAATTACAAATCACATAAAAATTCAGTGGATATTATAAGAGATATTCTTATCTTATCGAGATTAAGGTAAAATCCACCACAAATGAGTTAAATTTGGAAACCCCATGCTATTAAAAACTGAAGATGAATTAATTGACTTTGCCTACGACACATTCCTAGACAGTGCACAAACAGAGTTATCCCCTGCAGATCAAATCTTATTTGCCATGCAATTCGAAGATCGAGGTGCGGTTGATATCGTCAGCCTAGGTGATGATTGGCCAGCAAACGTAGCAATGGGTATCAATGATAATGAGTACTGCGAATTACATATTGGGCTTGTTGACGACAACGACCTGTTAAATGATGTATTCGGGCGCGTATTAGTTAAGAAAAAAACTAACGATAATTTTATCCATATTCTTTGGAAAACTGAATAATCAAACGTTAGTGACTTGCTTTCATCTTCGAATTAAGGAATATTAGCGTTTAGAATAAGCATTATAATCCAAGGAGATGGAATTGAGTCAACAAGATAACCAGTTAGTACGGTGGTTTCGCCAATCAGCCCCGTACGTCAATGCCCATCGCGATAAAACAATCGTACTCACATTGGGCGGTGAAGCGATTGCACACGCTAATTTTATTAATATCGTCAATGATATCGCCTTATTAAATATTCTTGGCATTCGTATTGTACTGGTGTTTGGTGCTCGCCCACAAATCAACACAATATTGGCTCAACACAATTGTGAAAGTGTATTCCACAAGCGACAGCGAGTCACCGACGAACAAGCTTTCCCGCTAATCAAGCAAGTCATTGGCCAACTCCAATATGAGATCACAGCAGCATTCTCAATGGGACTGGTCAACACCCAGATGCACGGCGTAAAAATTAATATTGTCAGTGGTAATTTTATTACTGCGCAACCGATGGGTGTTGATGAAGGCATTGATTTTTGTCATACCGGCCGTGTTCGGCGTGTCGATACCGATGCATTAGAATATCAACTGGCACAAAATGCCATCACAGTCATTCCCCCGCTCGGCTATTCCGTTACCGGTGAAAGCTTTAATCTAAGTGCCGAGGAAGTTGCAACCAAAATTGCCATTAAACTAAATGCACACAAACTGATCAGTTTTTGTTCTGCTCAAGGTGTGCTGGATTATAACGGTAACCTAATTTCTGAAATGTTCCCAGAGCAAGCCCAAGAACGTCTAGCCGAGATTGATGCTCAAGGTGGCATTAATAGTGGTACCGCATCTTATTTACGTGCCGCAATCAATGCGTCATTAGCAGGGGTTCCTCGTTGTCATTTGGTGAGTTACAAAACCGATGGTTCACTATTACAAGAGCTGTTTTCACGTGATGGTGTCGGCACCCAGATTGTCCGTCAAAGTGCCGAGCAAACTCGCCCAGCCAAAATTGAAGATGTGGCGGGTATCATGGTGCTCACACAACCCTTAGTTGATCAAGGCATGCTAGTGCAACGAACAAGAGAGCAGCTATTAAGGGATATTGAACACTTCACTGTGGTTGAGCGCGACGGCACGATCATTGGCTGTGCGTCACTGTATTGCTTCTCTGATAATATTGCTGAAATGGCGAGTGTCGCTACTCACCCAGAATATCGACGTTTAAGCCGCGGTGACTTATTGGTCAAAGAAATCGAAAGACAAGCGAATCTGCAAGGAATGGATAATCTGTTCGTCCTCACCACACACAGTATTCATTGGTTTAGAGAGCGTGGTTTTGATCCTGTTGAATTAGACCAGTTACCACTAGAAAAACAAGAATTGTATAATCTACAACGTCGTTCAAAAATATTGATGAAAAAGCTGTAAACATAAAGCGTAGGTTTATCACCTACGCTACCTTTAATCTAAATACTGCATGTCTAATGTGATGACTGTGGCGCTAACGTAAATAATCGCTGGCTACGGCATGTAATGCACGGACATGCGCGTCGTCGTCGTTTAAACACGCAATAAAACGGTAATCCTCACCGCCGGCACCCACAAACACTTCTTTATTCTCTATCGCCATTTCTTCTAACGTTTCTAAACAATCGACAGCAAACGCAGGCGCAATCACATCTAACGACTTAGTGCCACTTTCAGCCAATTTAATTAAGGTTTCATTCGTATATGGCTGTAACCATTCTGCTTTACCAAAACGAGATTGATAACAATGCACAACCTCATCTTCGGCTAAGCCTAAACGCGCACAAAGTAATGCGGTCGTTTCAACACAATGGTCAGCATAAATATCACCTTTTTCAACGAGGAACTTAGGGATACCATGGTAAGACAATAACAATTTATCTGCCCTGCCCTTTTCTGCCCAATGTCGTTCAATACTCAGTGCCAGCGCATCAATAAAGGCTGCGTTATTATGGTAATGCTTCACTAAGCTCACACTTGGTACATCGATATTTGTTTGCAGATAATGAGCCACTTGATCAAATACCGGCGCAGTTGTTGTTGAGGAATACTGTGGGAATAACGGTAACACAACAATATGCTCTGACCCCGTTTGTTGTAGCTTAGCAATGGCATTTTTAATGCTGCGTTCACCATAGGTCATTGCCAGTTCAACATTGACATTTTGACCCGCCTCTTCGAATAAGGCTGCCAAGGCTTTTTGTTGTAATAGACTGTAGTGTAATAAAGGTGAACCATCCTCAAACCAAATTGATTGGTAGGCTTTAGCAACACGTTTACTGCGCAAAGGTAAAATGACACCGTTTAATAGTGGTAACCAAAATAATCGCGGAATGCTAACAACACGAGGATCAGAAAGAAATGGTTTTAAAAATGCTTTAACACCCGCTGGTGTTGCCGATTCAGGCGTACCAAGGTTAACCAATAACACACTTTGCTTAGTCATATTACCCATAATCACTATGTCGTTTAACGAATAAAGCTATTCTATGTGATTAAACGCATTGGATCCAACAACTCACTGAGATTTAGCTATAAAAAAACCCTGAGCATGCTCAGGGTTTAGTAACCGTATACAGATTAATCGAAAGGGGTTATGCCCTATCTATTGACCAAGTAATTCAGCTAATTGCTTACTTACAGCTTCAACAGCTTGTGTGCCGTCAAATGTAACGTATTTGCTGTTACCAGCTTCCGCTTCTTTGCCATAGTATGCAATAAGTGGTGCAGTTTGATCGTGGTAGATACCTAAACGTTTACGAACAGTTTCTTCAACATCATCCACACGGATTGTTAATTCTTCACCAGTTTCGTTATCTTTACCTTCCACTTTTGGCGGATTGTAAACTGTATGGTAAACACGACCAGAAGGAGCGTGAACACGACGGCCACTCATACGTTTAACGATTTCTTCATCAGGCACGTCAAATTCAAGTACGAAATCAACGTCAATACCGTTTTCTTTCATAGCGTCAGCTTGTGGGATAGTACGTGGGAAACCGTCTAGTAGGAAACCTTTTGCACAATCTTCTTTCTTCACGCGATCTTTAACTAATTCGATGATTAGTTCGTCAGATACTAGTTGGCCACCATCCATAACAGCTTTAACTTTTTGACCTAACTCAGAACCTTCTTTAATAGCAGCTCGTAGCATATCACCAGTAGAGATTTGCGGAACACCATAATTTTCCATGATGAACTGTGCTTGAGTTCCCTTACCTGCACCTGGTGCACCTAATAAAATAATACGCATAAATTGCCCTTAAATTGACTTAGCTTGTTTAAATTGCTTAAATTTCAGAACGGCTAGACTACACGGGAAATCCGATGTGTTCAAGTCCAGCTCGGTTTTGTTACTTTTTTGTATACAACTTTGTGAGTAATGCGATAAAAATAATACCCACAAAGTTAAGTCCGAAATTAACCAATTAAACGGTTCATACGTGCAATAAATGCAGCAGGATCGTCTAAACTACCACGTTCGGTAAGCTGAGCTTGCTCTAACAATAGTTGAACCCAGTCAGCAAATACGGTTTCATCTACTTCATCAGCAACACGTTTAATCATTTCGTGCTCAGGATTTAGCTCAAAAATGTACTTTTGTGGTGGTACAGCTTGACCTGCAGATTCCATCAACTTAATCATCTGGCTGCTCATACCATCTTCGTTTGTTACCACGCAAGACGGTGTTTCAGTTAGACGATGAGTTAAACGAACGTCGGCTACTTTTTCACCTAATGTTGATTTAGCACGCTCAAGGAAACTTGCAAACTCTTCAGTTGCCTCTTCTTTCGCTTTTTTAGCGTCTTCATCATCGAGTGCACCAAGGTCAAGATCGCCCTTAGTTACTGATACTAATTGCTTACCATCGAAATCTGTTAAGTGTGATAGTAACCACTCATCGATACGGTCTGTTAATAGTAATACTTCAATGCCTTTCTTCTTGAAGATTTCAAGGTAAGCACTGTTTACCGCTGTTGTGTAGTTATCAGCTGTGATGTAATAAATCTTATCTTGGTCTTCTGGCATGTTTTCGATGTATTTACCGAAACCAACTTCTTGTGCAGGACCACCAACAGATGTTGAAGAAAAACGTAATAAAGAAGCAATCTTTTCTTTATTCGCCATATCTTCAGCTGGACCTTCTTTCAGTGCTTGACCGAATTCATTCCAGAATTTGAGGTATTTCTCATCATCATTCTTAGCCATGCGCTCAAGCATCGTAAGTACACGCTTAGTACAAGCAGTACGTAATGATGTTGTTACTTTATTATCTTGTAAGATTTCGCGAGATACGTTTAGTGGTAGATCATTCGAATCTAATACACCCTTCACGAAACGCAGGTAAGTTGGCATGAACTGCTCTGCGTCATCCATAATGAATACACGTTGAACATACAGTTTTAGACCATGTTCTTTTTCACGGTTCCACATGTCAAACGGTGCGCGCGCAGGAATGTAAAGTAGGCTGGTGTATTCTTGCTTACCTTCTACACGGTTATGGCTCCATGTTAGTGGATCTTCAAAATCGTGTGCGATGTGCTTATAGAACTCTTGATACTCTTCGTCTTTCAGTTCATTTTTCGATAATGTCCACAATGCGCTTGCACGTGTTACCGATTCCCATTCACCTGGTACTGCAGGTGTTTTTTCACCGTCAGGACCTTCTGATTCAGGTTGTTCTTCTTTCCACATTTCAACAGGGATGCTGATGTGGTCAGAGTATTTGTTTACGATTTGACGCAGTTTCCATGCATCTAATAAATCATCTTCGCCTTCACGTAAGTGCAAGATGATTTCAGTACCACGGCTTTCTTTCGTGATCTCAGCAAGGCGATAGTCGCCTTCACCTTCTGATTCCCACTGTACAGCTTGGTCCGCAGCTGCGCCCGCTGCACGTGTATTTACTGTCATCATATCTGCTACGATGAAACCAGAATAAAAACCAACACCAAACTGACCGATTAATTGCGAATCTTTCGCTTGATCACCCGATAAGTTGTTAAAGAATTCTGACGTACCTGAACGTGCTATCGTACCTAGGTGCGAGATAACATCTTCACGTGACATGCCGATACCGTTATCAGAAATCGTAATTGTACGCGCTGTTTTATCAAGCGATACACGCACACGTAATTCACCGTCATTTTCATATAAACTGTTATCTGATAATGCTTTAAAACGAAGTTTATCGGCTGCATCTGCCGCATTAGAGACGAGTTCACGTAAAAATATTTCTTTATTTGAATATAAAGAATGGATCATTAATTTAAGCAGCTGCTTAACTTCAGCTTGAAAACCGTGAGTCTCAGTATTAACTGTATCAGTCATTACTTATTCCTTTGTTCTAATGGGTGATTCAGATTAAAACTATCTGAATTTATTCGTTAATAGATAGATGGGTTTGTTATCAGTGTTTTCAAGGGCAGTTTATAATTTTTATCTGTGAGCTCTAACGCAACAACTATAAAATACACTACAAAATAATATTAAA
This Moritella sp. 5 DNA region includes the following protein-coding sequences:
- the adk gene encoding adenylate kinase, yielding MRIILLGAPGAGKGTQAQFIMENYGVPQISTGDMLRAAIKEGSELGQKVKAVMDGGQLVSDELIIELVKDRVKKEDCAKGFLLDGFPRTIPQADAMKENGIDVDFVLEFDVPDEEIVKRMSGRRVHAPSGRVYHTVYNPPKVEGKDNETGEELTIRVDDVEETVRKRLGIYHDQTAPLIAYYGKEAEAGNSKYVTFDGTQAVEAVSKQLAELLGQ
- the htpG gene encoding molecular chaperone HtpG is translated as MTDTVNTETHGFQAEVKQLLKLMIHSLYSNKEIFLRELVSNAADAADKLRFKALSDNSLYENDGELRVRVSLDKTARTITISDNGIGMSREDVISHLGTIARSGTSEFFNNLSGDQAKDSQLIGQFGVGFYSGFIVADMMTVNTRAAGAAADQAVQWESEGEGDYRLAEITKESRGTEIILHLREGEDDLLDAWKLRQIVNKYSDHISIPVEMWKEEQPESEGPDGEKTPAVPGEWESVTRASALWTLSKNELKDEEYQEFYKHIAHDFEDPLTWSHNRVEGKQEYTSLLYIPARAPFDMWNREKEHGLKLYVQRVFIMDDAEQFMPTYLRFVKGVLDSNDLPLNVSREILQDNKVTTSLRTACTKRVLTMLERMAKNDDEKYLKFWNEFGQALKEGPAEDMANKEKIASLLRFSSTSVGGPAQEVGFGKYIENMPEDQDKIYYITADNYTTAVNSAYLEIFKKKGIEVLLLTDRIDEWLLSHLTDFDGKQLVSVTKGDLDLGALDDEDAKKAKEEATEEFASFLERAKSTLGEKVADVRLTHRLTETPSCVVTNEDGMSSQMIKLMESAGQAVPPQKYIFELNPEHEMIKRVADEVDETVFADWVQLLLEQAQLTERGSLDDPAAFIARMNRLIG
- a CDS encoding HI1450 family dsDNA-mimic protein, with amino-acid sequence MLLKTEDELIDFAYDTFLDSAQTELSPADQILFAMQFEDRGAVDIVSLGDDWPANVAMGINDNEYCELHIGLVDDNDLLNDVFGRVLVKKKTNDNFIHILWKTE
- the hemH gene encoding ferrochelatase produces the protein MGNMTKQSVLLVNLGTPESATPAGVKAFLKPFLSDPRVVSIPRLFWLPLLNGVILPLRSKRVAKAYQSIWFEDGSPLLHYSLLQQKALAALFEEAGQNVNVELAMTYGERSIKNAIAKLQQTGSEHIVVLPLFPQYSSTTTAPVFDQVAHYLQTNIDVPSVSLVKHYHNNAAFIDALALSIERHWAEKGRADKLLLSYHGIPKFLVEKGDIYADHCVETTALLCARLGLAEDEVVHCYQSRFGKAEWLQPYTNETLIKLAESGTKSLDVIAPAFAVDCLETLEEMAIENKEVFVGAGGEDYRFIACLNDDDAHVRALHAVASDYLR
- the argA gene encoding amino-acid N-acetyltransferase, translating into MELSQQDNQLVRWFRQSAPYVNAHRDKTIVLTLGGEAIAHANFINIVNDIALLNILGIRIVLVFGARPQINTILAQHNCESVFHKRQRVTDEQAFPLIKQVIGQLQYEITAAFSMGLVNTQMHGVKINIVSGNFITAQPMGVDEGIDFCHTGRVRRVDTDALEYQLAQNAITVIPPLGYSVTGESFNLSAEEVATKIAIKLNAHKLISFCSAQGVLDYNGNLISEMFPEQAQERLAEIDAQGGINSGTASYLRAAINASLAGVPRCHLVSYKTDGSLLQELFSRDGVGTQIVRQSAEQTRPAKIEDVAGIMVLTQPLVDQGMLVQRTREQLLRDIEHFTVVERDGTIIGCASLYCFSDNIAEMASVATHPEYRRLSRGDLLVKEIERQANLQGMDNLFVLTTHSIHWFRERGFDPVELDQLPLEKQELYNLQRRSKILMKKL
- the aroG gene encoding 3-deoxy-7-phosphoheptulonate synthase AroG, which produces MHYQTDDVRIREVKELLPPIAVLEKYPASDDVTKTVFESRNSISQILKQEDDRLLVIVGPCSIHDTVAALEYAERLVALREKYKDTLEIVMRVYFEKPRTTVGWKGLINDPYLDDSFQLNDGVRIARKLLLDVNAMGLPTAGEFLDMITPQYVGDLMSWGAIGARTTESQVHRELASGMSCPVGFKNGTDGTIKVAIDAIGSANAPHHFLSVTKFGHSAIISTAGNPDCHLILRGGNKSTNYSADDVATITTQLEAAKQDVNIMIDFSHANSEKKFQKQMDVSTDVSGQISAGNKGIFGVMVESHLVEGRQDLVNGKVETYGQSITDACIGWADTETMMAQLSEAVATRRTV
- a CDS encoding DUF3085 domain-containing protein, producing MKRIIFSLDEVLPIEAEALAAKTFTPTYDDLWDPTKFKGSKVVDENGNNEVEALSKGLNFWPDVNQLNPKKLKAQLTLMAEHGVFIMNNVSSDISPIERGTLAYALGCHPDNDADFQFNQDEIFDGEMGSITIPLEWVSRSVKAGKEQFIIELGDDDDVRLIIK